The Kitasatospora albolonga nucleotide sequence CGATGAGCGTGATCTTGAGGCCGCGCCGCTTGCGGGGCTTGGCGGCCCGCCGGGAGGCGCGGGGGCCCGGAGACATGACGTCGTTGCTCATCCTGTTTCGAGTCCCTCGGTCTCGCGGCCCCGTGGGGCTGTGGCGGGTGGACTCGGGTGGGGGGAGGAGCCGGTCCGGCAGTCGTGGTCCGTAGAACTATAGACAATGCATCGAGCATCCGTGCGAGTCCCGCGTGACGAGGCACGGGGGTGCCGACTGTCCAGGGCGGGCCGACCGGCTCCGCGGAGGAACCCGCATGTGAACCCTGTGGGACAAAAGGCTGAATCTATGATGGGCTCGCCCCTCCCCGAAGGGCAGGCCGTCGGACGGCCTTCCGAGCCGGGCCGAGAATCACCAGAAGGCGACCTCACACTATGCCGGTCAGATCCGCACGCTCCGCACGGAGTTCCGCTTCCCTGCCGAGCGGCTCCGGAAGCCAGGGCGGCCATTCCGCCGACGCCACGGCCGACGGGCGATGGCTGCTGCGTGGGTCGGGCGGGCGGCTCGCCGCCTACGCGTGGAACCGGGAAGGGCTGCTCCGCTGGACCGAGGACCGGCCGGGCGGCTCCGCGTGGTCGGGGCCCGACTTCTTTCCGGTGCCCGATCTGACGCACCTCTTCATCACGCAGGGGGCCGACGGCTATGCGCACTTCATAGGCCGCCGCTCGGTGCCGAAGCCGGACGGCCCTCCGGCCGTGGACCTGGTCCACGCGATCCAGTACCAGTCGGGGCGTCCGCTCACCGCCTGGCGCTCGCTCGGCAATCCGCACAAGGACCGGGACAAGGCCGCGCGGCTCGGGGTGCCGACGGGCGCGGTCGACGAGGCGGGCACCCTGCACATCCTGGTGCGCAACGCCGGGCGGGGCCTGATGCTCCGCCGCGAGGACAAGAGCGGCAAGTGGGAGGGGTGGCGGGACCTGAAGGGCAGCATGTTCCAGGACACGCCCGCCGTGATGGCCGCGGCCTCCGGCCGGATCGAGGTCCTGATCCCGGGGGAGGAGGGCGCGGGCCGCTGGGTGCAGTCCGAGCCGGGAGAGGTCCCGGAGCGCACGGAGGACATTCCGGTGGCCATCGTTCCCGGCAGCGCGGTCGCCCTGGAGACCGCCCCGGACCGGGCCACCTACTACTGGACCGACCCGGCGTCCGGCTCGCTCGTCGCCCACCGCCCGGGCGGCTGGGTGATTCCGCTGGGCGGTTCCCCGGCGGGGCCGGTCGCGGCGATGCGCGCGATGCTCGGCGACTACGACTGCACGGTCCTGGCGCACGGCGACTCCGAGGGCAACGTCATGCTGGCGGCCTGCGGGACCGAGAACGAGAGCGCCGGCCTGTGGTGGTCGCCCACCGGCGAACGCGGCACGGGCACTCCGGGCCTGGCGCTGGACGCCTACGGGAGGGTCGTCATCGCCGCACTGGCCCCCGACGGGAGCATCCGGGTGGCCCGCCAGAACGACGAGCCGGGGCTCGCCATGGGGCCTTCGGTCCGTATCTGAAACCGGCGAAGGGGGCCTCACCGGGACCGGTGAGGCCCCCTTCGCCGTTCACCGGTCGCACCTGCGGAGACGTCGGACTTCACGGAAACCGGTGATCGCCTTGAAGCCCTGAACGCATCCGTCCGTTTAGCTTCATATTTCTGCAACAGATGGCTCACTTCTGGGCCCGTGTTGACATTAAACGTATGGACGGTGAAGATGTGCCTGACCTGTGAAGGTTTATTGTTCATGTGAACGTAGTCGCTTGTTTCCGCGGAACGAATCCACGGAAACGGGCCGGGGGCAGCACGGGCGGACCGGTTCTCACGGCCGGTCCGCTGGGGGAGAACGGGGAATCATGGCTGTGCAGAGGCACCGGTCGGTCCTGGCGAGGCACAACGCGTGACCACTATCCCCAACCCCGCCGCGTTCGCGGCGAGGGGCACCGCCGTGCCCGGCGCGCCCATCGGCATCCCGGCGCAGCCGCGCAACGACACCCCGGCCCCGGCCCCGGAGGCCGACACGGGCGACGACGTCTACGTCATACGGGCCCTGACACCGCTGGCCGCCCGCGAGGCCAACCGCTCCGCGGTCACCGCGCTGCTGGACACGGCCGGCATCCCGCACTTCGCCGTACGCGGCACCTCGGACCACGGCACGGTCGTCGCCGTGGCGGAGGACGACCGCGAACGGGTGCTCAACGTCATCTTCCGGGGCCTGGGCCAGTACCCCGGCCACATCAGCACCGTGCGGACCGACCAGGTGCGTCCGGCGCGACCGCTCTCCTCCCGCGACGCCAGGGCCTGGCGGGACGTCAGGACGGCCGCCGCCCTCCAGGTGAGCTGGACCCGCGCCGACCCCGGCCGTCATCTGCTGCTCGGTCATGAGTACGGCTGCGCCATCGAGTTCTGGCGCAGGCAGGGCAGCCACCTCGTGGCGCCCCGGGCGAACCGCGTCACCTGGGCCGTGTCCGGGCAGGGCGCCAACGTGTTCGGCGCCGCCCGCCTGTTCAGCCGCTTCATCTCGGACTGGACCGCCCCCGGCTCCGCGCCCCCGCTGGCCACCCGCCCGGAGTTCCTGGTCGAGCTGGCCGACGAGATCACCTTCCCCGTGGACGCCGTGTACACCTGGGTCGACGGGAACGACCCCGCCTGGCAGCAGCGCAAGGCGTCGGCCAAGGGTGAGGTGTACCACGCCGAGTCGGCGAGCGACGCCCGCTTCATCAGCCGGGACGAGCTGCGCTACTCGGTGCGCTCCCTGCATCTCTTCGCGCCGTGGATACGCACGATCTACATAGCGACCGACGACCAGGTGCCCGCCTGGATGCGGGAGGACGTCCCGGGCATCCAGGTGGTGAGCCATCGCGAGATCTTCCGCGACCCCACCGACCTGCCGACCTTCAACTCGCACTCGATCGAGAGCCAGCTGCATCACATCGAGGGGCTTTCCGAACACTTCCTGTACTTCAACGACGACATGTTCATCGGCCGTCCGGTGACGCCGTACTCCTTTTTCACCCCCGGCGGGGTCGCGCGGTATTTCCCCTCCCGCAACCGCATCCCGCAGGGCCCGGTCGTCGAGACCGACACACCGGTCGACGCGGCCTGCAAGAACAACAGGGCGCTTCTTCTCGAAC carries:
- a CDS encoding sugar phosphotransferase, giving the protein MTTIPNPAAFAARGTAVPGAPIGIPAQPRNDTPAPAPEADTGDDVYVIRALTPLAAREANRSAVTALLDTAGIPHFAVRGTSDHGTVVAVAEDDRERVLNVIFRGLGQYPGHISTVRTDQVRPARPLSSRDARAWRDVRTAAALQVSWTRADPGRHLLLGHEYGCAIEFWRRQGSHLVAPRANRVTWAVSGQGANVFGAARLFSRFISDWTAPGSAPPLATRPEFLVELADEITFPVDAVYTWVDGNDPAWQQRKASAKGEVYHAESASDARFISRDELRYSVRSLHLFAPWIRTIYIATDDQVPAWMREDVPGIQVVSHREIFRDPTDLPTFNSHSIESQLHHIEGLSEHFLYFNDDMFIGRPVTPYSFFTPGGVARYFPSRNRIPQGPVVETDTPVDAACKNNRALLLERFGRVITQPMEHIPYALRRSAIEEAERDFPKAWARTSASRFRAMTDLSPTSSFAVYYAALTGRAQPSSMPFTYLQLAVPDLADRLQRLLDGRNQDSFCLNDAFSTPEDIEAQQEILDGFLNGYFPTPSPYER